Proteins encoded within one genomic window of Pseudalkalibacillus sp. SCS-8:
- the sufB gene encoding Fe-S cluster assembly protein SufB → MAKKMPEIGEYKYGFKDKDVSIFRSKRGLTEEIVREISRMKDEPQWMLDFRLKSLEQFYKMPMPQWGGDLKELNFDDITYYVKPSEKSERSWDEVPEEIKRTFDKLGIPEAEQKYLAGVSAQYESEVVYHNMQEDLENMGIIFKDTDTALKENEDLFREHFGKTIPPSDNKFSALNSAVWSGGSFIYVPKGVKCETPLQAYFRINSENMGQFERTLIIADEDSSVHYVEGCTAPVYTTNSLHSAVVEIVVKKNAYCRYTTIQNWANNVFNLVTKRAVAEENATMEWIDGNIGSKLTMKYPAVILKGEGARGLTLSIALAGKGQHQDAGAKMIHLAPNTSSTIVSKSISKGGGKVTYRGIVHFGRKAQGARSNVECDTLIMDNESTSDTIPYNEILNENISLEHEAKVSKVSEEQLFYLMSRGISEEEATEMIVMGFIEPFTKELPMEYAVEMNRLIKFEMEGSIG, encoded by the coding sequence ATGGCTAAGAAAATGCCAGAGATCGGCGAATATAAATATGGTTTTAAAGACAAAGACGTTTCGATCTTTAGATCCAAGCGCGGATTGACGGAAGAAATCGTTCGTGAAATTTCACGTATGAAAGACGAGCCACAATGGATGCTCGATTTCCGTTTGAAATCACTTGAACAGTTCTATAAAATGCCAATGCCTCAATGGGGCGGAGACTTGAAAGAATTGAACTTCGATGACATCACTTACTATGTAAAACCGTCTGAGAAGTCTGAGCGCTCATGGGATGAGGTACCTGAAGAAATCAAGCGTACGTTTGATAAGCTCGGTATCCCTGAAGCAGAGCAGAAATATCTTGCTGGTGTATCCGCTCAGTATGAATCTGAGGTCGTATACCACAACATGCAAGAAGACCTTGAAAACATGGGAATCATCTTTAAAGATACGGATACAGCTCTTAAAGAGAACGAAGATCTTTTCAGAGAGCATTTCGGTAAAACGATTCCTCCATCTGATAACAAGTTCTCAGCATTGAACTCTGCAGTATGGTCTGGTGGATCCTTCATTTACGTACCTAAAGGTGTAAAATGTGAGACACCACTTCAAGCGTACTTCCGAATCAACTCTGAAAACATGGGTCAATTCGAGCGTACATTGATCATTGCAGACGAAGATTCATCTGTACACTATGTTGAAGGTTGTACGGCACCGGTTTATACAACGAACTCACTTCACAGTGCAGTCGTTGAGATTGTTGTTAAGAAAAACGCATATTGCCGTTACACAACGATCCAAAACTGGGCAAACAACGTATTCAACCTTGTTACAAAGCGTGCTGTAGCTGAAGAGAACGCAACGATGGAATGGATCGATGGTAACATTGGTTCCAAGCTGACAATGAAATACCCTGCAGTCATCTTGAAAGGTGAAGGTGCACGTGGTCTGACGTTGTCCATCGCACTCGCTGGTAAAGGTCAACACCAGGATGCTGGTGCGAAAATGATTCACTTGGCTCCGAATACGTCATCCACGATCGTATCGAAGTCCATTTCCAAAGGCGGCGGTAAAGTAACATACCGCGGTATCGTACACTTCGGACGCAAAGCACAAGGTGCTCGCTCGAACGTTGAGTGTGATACGCTGATCATGGATAACGAGTCGACTTCTGACACGATTCCATACAATGAGATCCTGAACGAAAACATTTCCCTTGAGCACGAGGCGAAGGTTTCGAAGGTATCGGAAGAGCAGCTCTTCTATCTCATGAGCCGTGGAATTTCTGAAGAAGAAGCAACAGAAATGATCGTAATGGGCTTCATCGAGCCATTCACAAAAGAACTTCCAATGGAATACGCAGTCGAAATGAACCGACTGATCAAGTTCGAAATGGAAGGCTCAATCGGATAA
- the sufC gene encoding Fe-S cluster assembly ATPase SufC produces the protein MTAPNIKIENLHVSIEGKEIIKGLDLEINGGEIHAVMGPNGTGKSTLASALMGHPKYEITEGKVTFDGEDLLEMEVDERAKAGLFLAMQYPSEISGVTNADFLRSSINARREEGNEISLMKFIRKMDSKMELLDMDESFSQRYLNEGFSGGEKKRNEILQLLMLEPKIAILDEIDSGLDIDALKVVSKGVNDMRSPDFGCLIITHYQRLLNYITPDKVHVMMQGRIVKSGGPELAQRLEEEGYDWIKEELGIEDETVSAEQA, from the coding sequence ATGACTGCACCAAACATTAAGATCGAAAATCTACATGTTTCCATTGAAGGAAAAGAAATTATCAAAGGTCTTGACCTTGAAATAAACGGTGGAGAAATCCACGCAGTAATGGGACCAAACGGAACAGGTAAATCTACACTTGCTTCTGCATTGATGGGCCACCCTAAGTACGAAATCACAGAAGGAAAAGTGACGTTCGACGGTGAGGATCTGCTTGAAATGGAAGTAGACGAGCGTGCGAAAGCGGGTCTATTCCTAGCAATGCAATATCCAAGTGAAATCAGCGGTGTAACGAACGCAGACTTCCTACGTTCTTCTATTAATGCACGCCGTGAAGAAGGAAATGAAATTTCACTAATGAAGTTCATCCGTAAAATGGACAGCAAGATGGAGCTTCTCGACATGGATGAATCATTCTCTCAACGTTACCTGAACGAAGGTTTCTCTGGCGGTGAGAAGAAGCGTAATGAAATTCTTCAATTGTTGATGCTTGAGCCGAAGATCGCAATTCTTGACGAGATCGACTCTGGTCTAGATATTGACGCATTGAAAGTCGTTTCCAAAGGTGTCAATGACATGCGCAGCCCTGATTTTGGTTGCTTGATCATCACGCACTATCAACGTCTATTGAACTACATCACACCAGATAAAGTACACGTTATGATGCAAGGTCGTATCGTGAAATCTGGCGGACCTGAGCTTGCTCAACGCCTAGAAGAAGAAGGTTACGACTGGATTAAAGAAGAACTCGGAATTGAAGACGAAACTGTGAGCGCAGAACAAGCATAG
- a CDS encoding cysteine desulfurase — protein MIANELRKQFPILNQEVNGKPLVYLDSAATSQKPISVIETLEHYYRNDNSNVHRGVHTLGTRATDSYEGAREKVRRFINASSTEEVIFVRGTTTGLNTIAGSYGRANVGEGDEIVITPMEHHSNIIPWQQLAKEKGATLKYIPLQEDGTIDLKDVENTITEHTKIVSIMHVSNVLGTINPIKEITEIAHRNGAVMVVDGAQAAPHMAVDVRELDCDFYVFSAHKMCGPTGIGALYGKKKLLEKMEPVEFGGEMIDFVGLYESTWKDLPWKFEGGTPIIAGAIGMGAAIDFLEQVGRTEIEKMEHELVTYAMERMSAVEGLKIYGPKNRAGLVTFNIDDVHPHDVATVLDAEGIAVRAGHHCAQPLMKWLDVTATARASFYLYNTKEDVDALVDGLKTTKEYFGHVF, from the coding sequence ATGATTGCGAATGAGCTTCGCAAACAATTCCCAATCCTCAACCAAGAAGTGAATGGGAAACCGCTTGTCTATCTGGACAGTGCAGCAACTTCACAAAAGCCGATTTCGGTCATTGAAACCCTCGAGCACTATTACAGAAATGACAACTCTAACGTACACCGTGGTGTTCATACGTTAGGGACTCGTGCGACAGACAGTTATGAAGGCGCTCGTGAGAAAGTCCGACGGTTCATCAATGCTTCCTCTACGGAAGAAGTGATTTTTGTAAGAGGAACGACCACAGGGCTCAACACGATTGCTGGAAGTTATGGTCGTGCTAATGTCGGTGAGGGTGACGAAATCGTCATCACGCCGATGGAGCACCATAGTAACATCATTCCTTGGCAGCAGCTTGCAAAGGAAAAAGGTGCGACATTAAAGTACATTCCTCTTCAAGAGGATGGAACAATTGATTTAAAAGATGTTGAAAACACAATTACAGAACATACTAAAATTGTATCGATCATGCACGTATCAAATGTTCTAGGTACGATTAATCCAATCAAAGAGATCACAGAAATCGCTCACCGCAACGGTGCTGTCATGGTTGTTGACGGAGCACAGGCTGCTCCTCATATGGCTGTGGATGTACGTGAACTTGATTGTGATTTCTACGTCTTTTCTGCTCATAAAATGTGCGGACCGACTGGAATCGGTGCACTTTATGGCAAAAAGAAGCTTCTTGAAAAAATGGAACCAGTCGAATTCGGCGGTGAGATGATTGACTTCGTCGGCTTGTATGAATCGACGTGGAAGGACCTTCCTTGGAAGTTTGAAGGAGGTACGCCTATCATTGCAGGTGCAATCGGCATGGGTGCTGCCATCGATTTCTTGGAACAGGTTGGCCGCACTGAAATCGAGAAGATGGAGCATGAACTGGTCACCTATGCGATGGAACGTATGTCAGCTGTTGAAGGCTTGAAAATATACGGGCCGAAGAATCGTGCAGGGCTGGTTACATTCAACATTGATGATGTCCATCCACACGATGTTGCGACCGTACTTGATGCGGAAGGGATTGCCGTACGTGCAGGACATCACTGTGCCCAACCATTAATGAAATGGCTTGATGTTACAGCGACTGCTAGAGCTAGCTTTTATCTTTATAATACGAAAGAAGATGTAGACGCTCTGGTCGATGGACTAAAGACAACAAAGGAGTATTTTGGTCATGTCTTCTAA
- the msrA gene encoding peptide-methionine (S)-S-oxide reductase MsrA → MATALFGAGCFWGVEAFFEQIEGVISTRVGYSGGLVENPTYEQVKAGGTGHAEVIKIEFAPNIITYRELLNKLFEIHDPTTVNRQGIDIGHQYRSVIFYTDEAQKCEAEAKIKSLVEAEVYKLPIVTEVNPASNFYEAEEYHQKYFQKNGSAACGI, encoded by the coding sequence ATGGCAACAGCGCTATTTGGTGCAGGATGCTTTTGGGGAGTGGAAGCATTTTTTGAACAAATTGAAGGAGTGATCTCTACGCGAGTAGGGTATTCTGGCGGACTTGTAGAAAACCCGACTTATGAACAAGTAAAAGCTGGAGGCACGGGACATGCGGAAGTGATTAAGATCGAATTCGCCCCTAACATCATCACCTATCGAGAATTACTGAACAAACTGTTTGAGATCCATGACCCTACAACTGTGAATCGTCAAGGGATCGATATTGGCCATCAATATCGTTCGGTGATCTTTTACACGGATGAAGCTCAGAAATGCGAAGCGGAAGCGAAAATCAAATCGCTGGTCGAAGCAGAAGTTTACAAGCTTCCGATCGTGACAGAAGTAAATCCAGCTTCTAATTTCTATGAAGCAGAGGAATATCATCAGAAGTATTTTCAAAAGAATGGTTCTGCCGCTTGTGGAATCTAA
- the sufU gene encoding Fe-S cluster assembly sulfur transfer protein SufU: MSSNLDQLYRQVIMDHYKNPRNRGELEDDGALTFNLNNPTCGDRIQVSMQVEDGKIKDAKFEGEGCSISLASASMMTETIKGLPVDEALEISKIFSEMMLGNDYDEGDLDLGDLEALQGVSKFPARIKCATLAWKALEKSVEQKENEEE, encoded by the coding sequence ATGTCTTCTAATCTAGATCAGCTATATCGTCAGGTCATCATGGACCATTATAAGAACCCTCGTAACCGAGGGGAGCTTGAAGATGATGGCGCTCTGACGTTCAACTTGAACAACCCGACATGTGGAGACCGGATCCAAGTATCCATGCAAGTGGAGGACGGAAAAATCAAGGATGCGAAGTTTGAAGGGGAAGGCTGTTCCATCAGCCTCGCTTCTGCATCGATGATGACAGAAACCATCAAAGGACTTCCGGTTGACGAAGCACTTGAAATTTCAAAAATCTTCTCTGAGATGATGCTCGGAAACGATTATGATGAAGGCGACTTGGATCTTGGCGATCTGGAAGCTCTTCAAGGCGTATCGAAATTCCCTGCACGTATCAAATGTGCAACTCTTGCATGGAAGGCACTGGAGAAGAGTGTTGAACAGAAAGAGAACGAAGAGGAATAA
- a CDS encoding DUF72 domain-containing protein has translation MIEIGVTGWGDHDSLYPPDIRATDKLKTYSSFFPTVEVDSSFYAIQPVKNYQKWVKDTPERFSFVVKAYQGMTGHTRGDIPFERPEEMFELFKTSIKPLQDAGKLKMVLFQYPPWFDCNRENVEHLRDAKEKMGDIPVALEFRHQSWFHPSFKDRTLEFMKEEGWIHSICDEPQAGTGSVPTVLEPTHPEKTLIRFHGRNVHGWQKKGRNNQDWRDVRYLYRYSEDELIEWKEKLLNLHKPGHDLTVLFNNNSGGDAADNAKQMIELLGIDYEGLAPRQLDLF, from the coding sequence ATGATTGAGATCGGAGTGACGGGTTGGGGCGATCACGACTCGCTATACCCACCTGATATCAGAGCGACAGATAAACTGAAAACATATAGCAGCTTCTTTCCGACTGTAGAGGTCGATTCGTCCTTTTATGCTATTCAACCGGTTAAGAATTATCAGAAGTGGGTGAAGGATACTCCTGAGCGTTTTTCTTTTGTTGTGAAGGCGTATCAAGGAATGACAGGGCATACGAGAGGGGACATTCCGTTTGAGAGGCCTGAAGAAATGTTCGAGCTTTTCAAAACGTCTATTAAACCTCTTCAGGATGCTGGGAAACTGAAGATGGTGCTGTTCCAATATCCTCCCTGGTTTGACTGCAACCGTGAAAATGTTGAACATTTAAGGGACGCCAAGGAAAAGATGGGCGATATTCCAGTTGCCTTGGAATTCCGTCATCAGTCCTGGTTCCACCCATCCTTCAAAGATCGGACACTTGAATTCATGAAGGAAGAGGGCTGGATCCATAGTATTTGTGATGAACCACAAGCTGGTACAGGGTCTGTTCCAACAGTACTTGAACCTACTCACCCGGAAAAAACATTGATCCGATTCCATGGTCGAAATGTGCACGGCTGGCAAAAGAAAGGCAGAAACAACCAGGATTGGCGAGATGTTCGATATCTTTATCGTTATTCTGAAGATGAACTCATAGAATGGAAGGAAAAGCTTCTCAACCTCCATAAACCGGGGCATGATTTAACGGTCCTTTTCAACAATAATTCAGGTGGAGATGCAGCTGACAATGCAAAACAGATGATTGAGCTATTAGGCATTGATTATGAAGGACTTGCTCCGAGACAGCTTGATCTCTTCTAA
- the sufD gene encoding Fe-S cluster assembly protein SufD, translating to MSVETNETKIAFDQSYVSDFSKQRNEPEWLTELRLRGLELAESLPMPKPEKTKIDNWNFTQFQHVVKASKVEKVDDLPEYILNLIGKEDRTDNFIVQRNSTPAFQQLSQDLKDKGVIFTDIATAVQEHGDLVKKFFMNQAVKIDEHRLTALHAALLNGGVFVYVPKNVEVDVPLQSVFVQEDGEASLFNHVLVVAEDNSSVTYVENYLSHSDDQASVANIVAEVYAGPNARVQFGAVDNFAKGMTTYVNRRGHVERDGKIEWALGQMNDGNTISDNTTNLVGDGSAADTKTVSVGRGDQKQNFVIRVNQWGKQSDAQLLAHAVMKENASSIFNGIAKIEHGATKANSEQTERVLMLSDKARGDANPILLIDEDDVTAGHAASVGRMDPIQMFYLMSRGISRQEAERLVIHGFLAPVVNELPIEGVKKMLTEVIEGKVNK from the coding sequence ATGTCAGTGGAAACGAACGAAACGAAGATTGCCTTCGATCAATCATACGTAAGTGACTTTTCGAAACAAAGAAATGAACCAGAATGGTTAACGGAACTTCGTCTTCGTGGATTGGAACTGGCTGAAAGCCTACCGATGCCGAAGCCGGAGAAAACGAAGATCGACAACTGGAACTTCACTCAATTTCAGCATGTTGTAAAAGCATCTAAAGTTGAAAAAGTGGATGACCTTCCTGAATATATTTTGAATTTGATCGGGAAAGAGGACCGTACAGATAACTTCATCGTACAACGTAACTCGACTCCTGCTTTCCAACAGCTTTCTCAAGATTTGAAAGATAAGGGTGTCATTTTCACAGATATCGCGACAGCTGTACAAGAGCATGGCGATCTTGTGAAGAAATTCTTCATGAATCAAGCTGTGAAAATCGATGAGCACCGTTTGACTGCACTACACGCTGCTCTATTGAATGGCGGAGTTTTCGTATACGTACCAAAAAACGTTGAAGTTGATGTACCACTTCAATCTGTTTTCGTACAGGAAGATGGAGAAGCATCTCTGTTCAACCACGTACTGGTTGTAGCAGAAGATAACAGTTCCGTTACGTATGTAGAAAACTACCTTTCTCATAGCGATGATCAAGCTTCAGTAGCAAACATCGTTGCAGAAGTTTACGCTGGCCCGAATGCACGCGTACAGTTCGGTGCTGTCGATAACTTCGCAAAAGGCATGACGACGTATGTGAACCGTCGTGGACATGTCGAGCGTGATGGAAAAATCGAATGGGCGCTCGGTCAGATGAACGATGGAAACACCATTTCAGATAACACGACAAACCTTGTTGGTGACGGATCTGCTGCTGATACGAAGACCGTTTCTGTCGGCCGTGGTGACCAGAAGCAGAACTTCGTCATCCGTGTAAACCAATGGGGTAAACAATCGGATGCGCAACTTCTTGCCCATGCGGTTATGAAGGAAAATGCAAGCTCCATCTTCAACGGTATTGCGAAAATTGAACACGGTGCAACAAAAGCGAACAGTGAACAAACTGAACGCGTATTGATGCTCAGTGACAAAGCGCGTGGAGATGCGAATCCAATCCTACTGATCGACGAAGACGATGTAACAGCTGGACACGCAGCTTCAGTCGGACGCATGGATCCAATCCAAATGTTCTACCTTATGAGTAGAGGGATCTCTAGACAAGAAGCAGAACGTCTAGTCATCCATGGATTCCTTGCACCAGTCGTAAACGAACTTCCAATCGAGGGTGTGAAGAAGATGTTGACAGAAGTGATCGAAGGGAAAGTCAACAAATGA